A genome region from Caloranaerobacter ferrireducens includes the following:
- the rsgA gene encoding ribosome small subunit-dependent GTPase A, with the protein MLEGIIIKGIGGFYYVKVDNKVYECRARGVFRKKKITPLVGDRVRIRISREDNTGFIEEIFERKTELFRPPVANVNQVIIVFAAKSPDPNLWLLDRFLLLAESKDLDIVICFNKIDLISKEELNFLNGIYLNAGYKVINTSCILGVGVDELRYTLVDKITVFAGPSGVGKSTLLNSIQPDLQLKTGEVSHKTNRGRHTTRRAELLELDVGGWVVDTPGFSSLNIDFMKEEDLGLYFREINEFSGDCRFVGCRHYKEPDCSVKKAVEENKISKTRYDNYLMFLEELRKNRRY; encoded by the coding sequence ATGCTAGAAGGGATAATTATTAAAGGAATAGGAGGTTTTTATTACGTAAAGGTTGATAATAAAGTATATGAATGTAGAGCTAGAGGGGTTTTTAGAAAAAAGAAAATTACTCCATTAGTAGGGGATAGAGTAAGAATAAGAATTTCACGTGAAGATAATACAGGTTTTATTGAAGAAATTTTTGAAAGAAAAACTGAGTTATTTAGACCTCCTGTTGCAAATGTAAATCAAGTTATAATAGTTTTTGCAGCAAAAAGTCCAGATCCAAATTTATGGTTATTAGATAGATTTTTACTTCTAGCAGAATCTAAAGATTTAGATATAGTTATTTGCTTCAATAAAATAGATTTAATATCAAAAGAAGAATTAAATTTTCTAAATGGTATTTACTTGAATGCAGGATATAAAGTTATTAATACAAGTTGTATTTTAGGAGTCGGAGTTGATGAATTAAGATATACATTAGTAGATAAGATAACAGTTTTTGCAGGACCTTCAGGAGTTGGAAAATCAACCCTACTTAATAGTATACAGCCTGATTTGCAGTTAAAAACAGGGGAAGTTAGCCATAAGACTAATAGGGGCAGACATACTACTAGAAGAGCAGAGTTATTAGAGTTAGACGTAGGAGGTTGGGTGGTTGATACTCCTGGCTTTAGCTCATTAAATATTGATTTTATGAAAGAAGAAGATTTAGGTTTATATTTTAGAGAAATTAATGAGTTTAGTGGAGATTGTAGGTTTGTGGGCTGTAGGCATTATAAAGAACCTGATTGCTCTGTTAAGAAAGCGGTTGAAGAAAATAAGATTAGTAAGACTAGATATGATAATTATCTGATGTTTTTGGAGGAACTTAGGAAAAATAGGAGGTATTAG